The Acaryochloris thomasi RCC1774 genome has a window encoding:
- a CDS encoding M23 family metallopeptidase, with translation MNRLAATSLGVITLALTTLQASAIVDPFERPTLDNLSFGQLPATDTNGAIEIPGGPTVHWERGESPADYLPLGVIMDSLGAGDLTLNEIGDAIGISPGDYTLDDFFPVKWQTLQHLVDAVPELPNYRVADVKPIFDALGGQYADSLIVNLPTEALSQTLDVDKLVDYSIHDIPNLANTPLDHFDRAGWSEIYGIPGLEDLPLSNYPTALKQPFWAKVDIVYGDKESTRRDTITGSVQENSWSVPCEKPCAYLEMTNAHTTSGNLSKFGYHGKHYIAGDFQKVKGGWAGQESNWVGGYEPTGQLPFGDFAKVSASDLTEQKGKGQLRLNYRYCERSFGVTKACTPYGVTGGILSTPFLPFKETGIIPVMALTGAPANNGSPSKEDTADVDKTDPRKAEGGASSPISGINPPKLGSSEQGQSSTQPSPAEEEECEGPPLRPGAGYRITSGYGPRPRPCPTCSSFHKGVDIGTPMGTPLQAAQTGTIVETRVAQFNGLFVKIKACDGWTYSYLHLSEVWLKEGQKVEKGESIAKSGGVGPLAGSSTGPHLHVSTLNPSGTAVDPNGYINF, from the coding sequence ATGAACCGATTAGCAGCTACTTCATTAGGAGTGATAACGCTTGCGCTGACGACCCTTCAGGCCAGCGCGATTGTAGACCCCTTCGAGAGGCCAACGTTAGACAATCTCTCGTTCGGCCAGCTACCGGCCACCGATACCAATGGTGCAATCGAGATCCCTGGTGGTCCCACTGTCCACTGGGAGCGGGGTGAATCTCCTGCTGACTACCTGCCGCTGGGTGTGATCATGGATAGCCTGGGGGCAGGAGATCTGACGCTCAATGAGATTGGTGATGCCATCGGGATTAGTCCCGGCGATTACACCCTGGATGATTTTTTCCCAGTCAAATGGCAAACCCTTCAGCATTTAGTCGATGCGGTTCCCGAACTGCCGAACTATCGAGTTGCCGATGTAAAGCCGATATTTGATGCATTGGGCGGTCAATATGCCGATTCTCTGATCGTCAATTTACCGACTGAAGCCCTCTCCCAGACCCTCGATGTTGACAAGCTGGTGGATTACTCAATCCACGATATCCCCAACCTAGCCAATACGCCCCTTGATCACTTTGACCGTGCGGGATGGTCAGAGATCTATGGGATTCCCGGCTTAGAGGATCTGCCGCTGAGCAATTACCCCACTGCTCTCAAGCAGCCGTTCTGGGCAAAAGTGGATATTGTCTACGGCGATAAGGAATCGACGCGTAGAGACACCATTACCGGGTCTGTTCAGGAGAATAGCTGGTCGGTCCCTTGCGAGAAGCCCTGTGCCTACCTAGAGATGACCAATGCTCACACCACCAGCGGTAACTTGAGCAAGTTTGGCTATCACGGTAAGCATTATATTGCCGGTGACTTCCAGAAGGTTAAAGGGGGCTGGGCCGGTCAAGAGAGCAACTGGGTGGGCGGCTACGAACCGACCGGCCAGCTTCCCTTCGGTGATTTTGCCAAGGTCTCTGCCTCAGACTTGACCGAACAGAAGGGTAAAGGCCAGTTGCGGCTGAACTACCGATATTGTGAGCGGAGCTTTGGGGTGACGAAAGCCTGTACCCCTTATGGCGTTACAGGTGGGATCTTGTCTACTCCCTTTCTGCCATTCAAAGAGACCGGGATTATTCCCGTGATGGCCCTGACGGGGGCACCCGCGAACAACGGCAGTCCATCGAAGGAGGACACAGCCGACGTTGATAAAACGGATCCGCGTAAAGCAGAAGGGGGAGCCAGTAGCCCGATCAGTGGCATTAATCCGCCGAAGCTTGGCTCGTCTGAGCAGGGGCAGTCGAGTACGCAGCCGTCCCCTGCCGAGGAAGAGGAGTGTGAAGGACCGCCTCTACGTCCTGGTGCGGGTTATCGGATTACGAGCGGTTATGGCCCTCGCCCTCGCCCCTGCCCTACCTGCTCTAGTTTCCATAAGGGAGTAGATATTGGAACCCCTATGGGTACTCCACTTCAAGCTGCACAAACAGGCACAATTGTCGAAACTAGGGTTGCTCAATTTAATGGACTTTTTGTGAAGATCAAAGCCTGTGATGGCTGGACATACTCCTATCTTCACCTAAGCGAAGTTTGGTTGAAGGAGGGGCAGAAGGTAGAGAAAGGGGAAAGTATTGCCAAAAGTGGAGGTGTTGGACCTTTAGCAGGATCTTCCACTGGTCCTCATCTTCACGTCAGTACACTGAACCCAAGTGGCACTGCAGTAGATCCCAATGGCTACATCAATTTCTGA